In Rhineura floridana isolate rRhiFlo1 chromosome 1, rRhiFlo1.hap2, whole genome shotgun sequence, the following proteins share a genomic window:
- the ADNP2 gene encoding activity-dependent neuroprotector homeobox protein 2 isoform X2 translates to MQIVAKAKHNMLQIPVQNLDNIRKARKKVKGILRDIGLDSCQELLQTLKRFDPGEKYFCNTSWSDVSLWESVAKRRRYRTNPYCCSLCKFSSKFLSSFKNHLNRYHEDEVDQELVVPCPECAFASHSKVVGKHLRMFHSKKKIQNYNVSGGMRQFRSDAVNFICQKCQFTDTLYYNTKKHVLVTHFQSLISTYFEERPDESEENFTDHYCKKCNAFANSRDSLIYHVLTSEVHKDLENILRPVISVQPKKSGQAKSLQIVSIAPKPSTAGATPSLIPTTASVGSVSTTSCIQLSLPSVNQNMVPTKAVQNTVGPSASSSLTHPSSATSVAQSRITLMSNPCPGGQNNVTLQSAVPQPVFVSHRLPVKQPVRPGVFCLNQPPGTLSRAVPPGVISFTRPVRPTLLPVNQSIRTVSSPVVPGALPVSQPAGSLNRPIGASAIPVNGPSSPGVLTVNRPVGSLTQPGGPGVLPVTQAISSGVLQFNHPVAPGVLPVNQSVGPGILQFNQPVAPGVLPVNQSVRPGVPQNATLLTAGPILRQLIPTGRQVNGIPTYTLAPVSMALPVPAGGGATTVPPPQVPVQLMPSGAVTQQTQAPANVPSSVVVASSTNTLAKTSTSASAMSLALKQAKQWKTCPVCSELFPSNVYQVHMQVAHKCSAGKTAANLNTDKVAACAPFLRWLKDKTVRCFSCKCFLSQAELIKHIFTHGLACLFCTSTFHDLKYLVDHTRTVHKGKKKLHTDYDDKGFQLESDSEGDLLFPHFDFNITSKEELCEKEVHLAVLAGVNSRTLIPLYIKLQCETGDMNKGNKKVSTCPFCYGTFTSTEAYEIHLKERHHIMPTVHTILKSPAFKCIHCCGVYTGNMTLTAIAVHLLRCRSAPKDSTPAVKMQLELGEKNDLPLVNGEKQDATSLSTKRKPPDHLYDVAEDERNDDQPFLIINSGTAQVPAKEVNFVPSKRQKIDHKSETKGQPSVEDLHILALNPKPFQHSSNEVQKRFLADYFHKKPYPTKKELELLSSILCAWKADVASFFGRKRHTCLKAVKNLKPSVLLGFNMSELKNVKHSLSLKCELEEL, encoded by the exons ACTCTGAAACGTTTTGACCCAGGAGAAAAGTATTTCTGCAACACTTCATGGAGTGATGTGTCTCTTTGGGAGTCTGTGGCCAAAAGAAgg AGATACAGAACAAATCCATACTGCTGTAGCCTGTGCAAGTTCTCATCAAaatttctttcttctttcaaaAACCACTTGAACCGTTACCATGAAGATGAAGTTGATCAAGAGTTAGTTGTTCCTTGCCCAGAATGTGCTTTTGCTTCTCATTCCAAAGTAGTGGGGAAACACCTTCGCATGTTTCACTccaagaaaaaaatacaaaactaTAATGTGAGTGGTGGCATGAGACAATTCCGGAGTGATGCAGTAAACTTCATATGCCAGAAATGTCAGTTTACAGACACATTATACTACAATACAAAGAAACATGTGTTGGTAACCCACTTCCAAAGCCTAATAAGCACATATTTTGAGGAGAGACCCGATGAAAGCGAAGAGAATTTTACAGATCACTACTGTAAAAAGTGCAATGCTTTTGCAAACAGCCGGGATTCTTTAATATATCACGTCTTGACATCTGAAGTACACAAAGACCTGGAGAATATATTGAGGCCTGTAATTTCAGTGCAGCCTAAGAAATCAGGACAAGCAAAGTCACTGCAGATTGTCAGTATTGCTCCCAAGCCTTCCACAGCTGGAGCCACTCCATCACTAATACCTACGACTGCCTCAGTGGGTTCAGTCTCTACTACATCATGTATCCAGCTTTCACTTCCATCAGTCAATCAAAATATGGTGCCGACAAAAGCAGTCCAAAACACCGTTGGACCAAGTGCCTCCAGTAGCTTGACACATCCATCTTCGGCAACTTCAGTTGCCCAGTCACGTATTACACTTATGTCTAATCCTTGCCCAGGAGGTCAGAATAATGTGACTCTTCAATCAGCAGTTCCTCAACCGGTCTTTGTTTCTCATCGACTTCCTGTGAAACAGCCTGTGAGACCTGGGGTTTTCTGCCTAAACCAGCCTCCTGGGACCTTAAGTCGAGCTGTTCCTCCAGGAGTCATTTCATTCACTCGGCCTGTCAGGCCTACTCTTCTTCCTGTTAATCAATCTATTAGGACCGTCAGCAGTCCAGTTGTGCCAGGGGCTCTCCCTGTGTCTCAGCCTGCTGGATCTCTGAATAGACCCATTGGGGCTAGTGCTATTCCAGtaaatgggccttcttcacctGGGGTCCTCACTGTAAATAGACCTGTAGGTAGTTTGACCCAGCCCGGTGGTCCTGGGGTTCTTCCAGTGACCCAGGCAATCTCATCGGGGGTTCTTCAGTTTAATCATCCTGTCGCACCGGGGGTTCTTCCTGTAAACCAATCAGTTGGGCCTGGGATTCTCCAGTTTAATCAGCCTGTTGCACCAGGAGTACTTCCTGTAAATCAGTCTGTCAGACCTGGAGTTCCTCAGAATGCTACTCTACTTACTGCGGGACCTATTCTTCGGCAGTTAATTCCAACTGGCAGACAAGTTAATGGGATACCTACATACACCCTTGCCCCAGTTTCAATGGCTTTGCCTGTGCCAGCTGGTGGTGGGGCGACAACAGTTCCACCACCTCAGGTGCCTGTTCAGCTGATGCCGTCTGGTGCAGTTACTCAGCAGACTCAGGCTCCAGCTAATGTGCCTTCTTCTGTTGTAGTAGCTTCTTCGACAAATACCCTTGCCAAGACTTCTACTTCTGCTTCTGCAATGAGTCTGGCCCTTAAGCAGGCTAAACAGTGGAAGACCTGTCCTGTTTGCAGTGAGCTTTTCCCATCAAATGTCTACCAGGTGCACATGCAAGTAGCACACAAATGCAGTGCAGGAAAGACGGCGGCTAATCTCAATACAGACAAAGTTGCAGCCTGTGCACCTTTTCTGAGGTGGCTAAAAGATAAGACAGTCAGGTGTTTTTCTTGTAAATGTTTTCTCTCTCAGGCAGAGCTTATAAAACATATTTTCACCCATGGATTAGCTTGCCTGTTTTGCACCAGTACTTTCCATGACCTAAAATACCTTGTGGATCACACCAGAACTGTGCATAAGGGAAAGAAGAAACTACACACAGATTATGATGACAAGGGGTTTCAGCTTGAGAGTGATTCTGAAGGTGACCTGTTGTTTCCTCACTTTGACTTCAATATAACTTCAAAAGAAGAACTTTGTGAAAAAGAAGTGCACCTAGCAGTACTTGCTGGGGTAAATTCAAGGACACTTATTCCActgtacatcaaactgcaatgtGAGACTGGTGATATGAATAAAGGCAATAAGAAAGTCTCAACTTGCCCTTTTTGTTATGGTACTTTCACTAGCACAGAAGCCTATGAGATCCATTTGAAGGAGAGGCACCATATCATGCCAACGGTGCATACCATTTTAAAGTCTCCTGCTTTCAAGTGTATCCATTGCTGTGGTGTATACACTGGTAATATGACTCTGACAGCTATTGCTGTGCATTTGCTGCGCTGCCGGAGTGCTCCCAAAGATAGCACCCCGGCTGTGAAGATGCAGCTTGAACTCGGTGAGAAGAATGATCTTCCACTTGTGAATGGTGAAAAGCAGGATGCTACTTCTCTCTCAACAAAGAGGAAACCACCTGATCACCTTTATGATGTTGCAGAGGATGAAAGGAATGACGACCAACCGTTCCTGATTATAAACAGCGGCACAGCCCAAGTTCCAGCAAAGGAAGTGAATTTTGTGCCTTCCAAACGACAAAAGATTGATCATAAGTCTGAAACGAAAGGACAGCCCTCAGTTGAGGATCTTCACATTTTAGCATTAAATCCAAAGCCATTCCAGCATAGTTCAAATGAAGTTCAAAAACGGTTTCTTGCAGATTATTTTCACAAGAAGCCATATCCCACTAAAAAGGAGTTAGAATTACTGTCATCCATTCTGTGTGCATGGAAAGCTGATGTTGCATCATTTTTTGGGAGAAAGAGACACACCTGCCTGAAGGCAGTAAAAAATCTTAAGCCATCTGTGCTTTTGGGTTTCAATATGTCTGAACTTAAAAATGTGAAGCACAGTTTGAGCTTAAAATGTGAATTGGAagagttgtaa